A stretch of Myxococcus hansupus DNA encodes these proteins:
- the rpsU gene encoding 30S ribosomal protein S21, whose product MPGIRVKEGESIESALKRFKKATEKAGILSEIRKREHYEKPSVKRKKKALAAKKRAVKKARKSF is encoded by the coding sequence ATGCCCGGTATCCGAGTGAAGGAAGGAGAGTCCATTGAAAGCGCCCTCAAGCGCTTCAAGAAGGCCACGGAGAAGGCTGGAATCCTTTCCGAGATCCGTAAGCGCGAGCACTACGAGAAGCCTTCCGTGAAGCGGAAGAAGAAGGCCCTCGCCGCCAAGAAGCGCGCTGTGAAGAAGGCCCGCAAGTCGTTCTAG
- a CDS encoding HEAT repeat domain-containing protein, translated as MDYTVLLVSPALLLVVLLTTGQQQGGTPTQACWMSCQRHVTDTVLRARTCASCLPGGRVDSWVKTLSGQRPIPRAPLVSAMKDSDWRVRWAAVRADAQRMGVSDRRALAEWVLAQPAASNLEACLTAARAAAEAGSSSAKFLREGGPRGANAAARVWGRRDAIREALELELYSEDLAVRSSALAHLAGFLGRKPARVVLEAMATRPESVDAVSASALKVVAGRSRTSVGRLLLDEAKPGEEARINRLFAVYSKELEAIQPQLTVADPLQRRRAVEELRAYGPLATRELEQALGDSDRWVRRDAARALAEAEGVPLRSAAERRLESSDANRARPWLEAMARERGCSAFFLGTARDKALPAGVRGAALAQLADCGEGARDRVATLEPFFNDGQPPLRAGAVRALSGLTTRHPGVPEATSRALRDNAPEVVSAALELLTLQRQTSRGDEAAMLLESDHAEVRAAAAEALEQIGRAPHVKALAVCLRGDTEAPVRVAAAQALGRIGGAHAAAALSDAAARDSDAHVKHVSREALRRLGFGQ; from the coding sequence ATGGACTACACTGTCCTCCTCGTGAGCCCAGCCCTCCTCCTGGTGGTACTCCTGACGACCGGCCAGCAGCAGGGTGGGACGCCAACCCAGGCGTGTTGGATGTCTTGCCAGCGCCACGTGACGGACACCGTCCTGCGGGCCCGCACCTGCGCGTCGTGCCTGCCGGGTGGTCGGGTGGACTCCTGGGTGAAGACGCTGTCGGGCCAGCGGCCCATCCCCCGGGCGCCGCTCGTCTCCGCGATGAAGGATTCGGATTGGCGGGTGAGGTGGGCGGCGGTGCGAGCGGATGCCCAGCGCATGGGCGTCTCGGATCGCCGGGCGCTGGCGGAGTGGGTGCTGGCGCAGCCCGCGGCGTCGAACCTGGAGGCCTGCCTGACGGCAGCCCGCGCGGCGGCGGAGGCAGGGAGTTCGTCCGCGAAGTTCCTGCGGGAAGGCGGCCCGCGAGGCGCCAACGCGGCGGCCCGGGTCTGGGGGCGACGGGACGCGATTCGCGAGGCGCTGGAGTTGGAGCTCTATTCGGAGGACCTGGCGGTGCGGAGCTCGGCGCTGGCCCACCTCGCGGGCTTCCTGGGCCGCAAGCCGGCGCGGGTGGTGCTGGAGGCCATGGCGACACGGCCGGAGAGCGTGGACGCCGTCAGCGCGAGCGCGCTCAAGGTCGTGGCCGGACGCAGCCGCACGTCGGTGGGCCGGCTCCTGTTGGATGAGGCGAAGCCGGGCGAGGAGGCGCGCATCAACCGGCTCTTCGCTGTCTATTCGAAGGAGCTGGAGGCGATACAGCCGCAGCTCACCGTGGCGGATCCGCTCCAGCGCCGGCGCGCGGTGGAGGAGCTGCGGGCGTATGGGCCGCTGGCCACGCGCGAGCTCGAACAGGCGTTGGGGGATTCGGACCGGTGGGTGCGGCGGGATGCGGCGCGGGCCCTGGCGGAGGCGGAGGGCGTTCCCCTGCGCTCGGCCGCCGAGCGGAGGTTGGAGTCGAGTGATGCGAACCGGGCACGGCCATGGTTGGAGGCGATGGCGCGGGAGCGCGGGTGCTCGGCGTTCTTCCTGGGGACGGCGCGTGACAAGGCGTTGCCCGCCGGGGTTCGAGGCGCGGCGCTGGCCCAGCTCGCGGACTGCGGGGAGGGGGCTCGGGACCGCGTCGCCACGTTGGAGCCGTTCTTCAATGACGGTCAGCCGCCGCTGCGCGCGGGGGCGGTGCGGGCCTTGAGCGGGCTGACGACGCGGCACCCGGGGGTTCCGGAGGCCACGTCGCGGGCGCTGCGGGACAACGCGCCCGAGGTGGTGAGCGCGGCGTTGGAGTTGCTGACGCTCCAGCGGCAGACGTCGCGAGGGGATGAGGCCGCGATGCTGCTGGAGTCGGACCACGCGGAGGTGCGAGCCGCCGCCGCCGAAGCGTTGGAGCAGATTGGCCGTGCCCCGCATGTGAAGGCGCTCGCCGTGTGCTTGCGAGGGGACACGGAGGCGCCGGTGCGCGTCGCCGCGGCGCAGGCGCTCGGGCGCATCGGTGGGGCGCATGCCGCCGCCGCGTTGTCGGATGCAGCGGCCCGGGACTCGGATGCGCACGTGAAGCACGTGTCGCGTGAGGCGTTGCGGCGGTTGGGCTTCGGCCAGTAG
- a CDS encoding GGDEF domain-containing protein yields the protein MSEEKTSVHSISDLLGSAQQQSAYLIVISAKSAAGIGRMFKLDRSEVVLGRSSEAQFQVEDDGISRKHAKVVALGDGRFQLVDLASTNGTYLNGLKVNAAPLYDGDKIQIGSNTVLKFSIQDALEEQYQRSIYESATRDGLTRVYNKKYFLETVRKEFSYCLRHRVPLSLVLFDVDHFKKINDAYGHPAGDYVLTRIAQRVSDTVRTEDLLARYGGEEFALMLRESAEDQALACAERCRYAVDKADFVFSGTPIKVTISLGVATLLDSDFSQPEDLIAAADKYLYRAKRAGRNRVDAKAVSGL from the coding sequence ATGTCCGAGGAGAAAACTTCCGTCCATTCGATTTCGGACCTGCTGGGCAGTGCCCAGCAGCAGAGCGCCTATCTGATCGTCATCAGCGCCAAGTCCGCGGCGGGCATCGGGCGCATGTTCAAGCTGGACCGCTCCGAGGTCGTCCTCGGGCGCAGCTCGGAGGCGCAATTCCAGGTGGAGGACGACGGCATCTCCCGCAAGCACGCCAAGGTGGTGGCGCTGGGGGATGGCCGTTTCCAACTGGTGGACCTGGCCAGCACCAACGGGACGTACCTCAACGGCCTGAAGGTCAACGCCGCCCCGCTGTACGACGGCGACAAGATCCAGATCGGCTCCAACACCGTCCTGAAGTTCTCCATCCAGGACGCCCTGGAGGAGCAGTACCAGCGCAGCATCTATGAGTCCGCCACCCGTGACGGCCTCACCCGCGTCTACAACAAGAAGTACTTCCTGGAGACGGTGCGCAAGGAGTTCAGCTACTGCCTGCGCCACCGGGTGCCGTTGTCGCTGGTCCTCTTCGACGTGGACCACTTCAAGAAGATCAACGACGCGTATGGCCACCCCGCCGGGGACTATGTGCTGACGCGCATCGCCCAGCGCGTGAGCGACACGGTGCGCACCGAGGACCTGCTCGCGCGCTACGGCGGCGAGGAGTTCGCGCTGATGCTGCGCGAGTCCGCCGAGGATCAGGCCCTGGCGTGCGCCGAACGCTGCCGGTACGCGGTGGACAAGGCGGACTTCGTCTTCAGCGGCACGCCCATCAAGGTCACCATCAGCCTGGGCGTCGCCACGCTGCTGGACTCGGACTTCTCGCAGCCCGAGGACCTCATCGCCGCGGCGGACAAGTACCTGTACAGGGCCAAGCGCGCGGGCCGCAACCGCGTGGACGCCAAGGCCGTCAGCGGCCTGTAG
- a CDS encoding asparaginase, with product MPRVLLLHTGGTLGMAGGRPSALRPAAFFKTLKARVPELFELADIELELFSNLDSSEMQPELWSRMAAHLHARLPHFDGAVVTHGTDTLAYTASALSFMLRNPPCPVVLTGSQRPLGKIRSDARLNLIDAVMSALQGPREVTICFDSHLYRGNRARKVKVAEYDAFDSPNFPVLGTLGVDATFEPGLKSRGAFRLFERLDPRVFLLKVYPGLDPSLPLQLLPHVRGLVLEAYGAGNFPIDPELGRSLRPLFLQARERGVPVVVVSQAHRNGVDLSLYESGAAALEAGAMGGADMTPSAALVKLMQGLAYHSGSEQGLGRYIQAPVAGELTVGRPTVAPEAPNRRRAARRSRGES from the coding sequence ATGCCCAGAGTCCTGCTGCTGCATACGGGGGGTACGCTCGGAATGGCCGGGGGACGCCCGTCCGCCCTGCGCCCCGCGGCCTTCTTCAAGACGCTCAAGGCCCGCGTGCCGGAGCTGTTCGAGCTGGCCGACATCGAGTTGGAGCTGTTCAGCAACCTGGACAGCTCGGAGATGCAACCCGAGCTCTGGAGCCGGATGGCGGCCCACCTCCATGCGCGCCTCCCCCACTTCGACGGGGCCGTGGTGACCCATGGCACGGACACGCTGGCCTATACCGCCAGCGCCCTCTCCTTCATGTTGCGCAACCCGCCCTGCCCCGTGGTGCTGACGGGTTCGCAGCGGCCGCTGGGGAAGATCCGCTCGGACGCGCGGCTCAACCTCATCGACGCGGTGATGTCCGCGCTCCAGGGCCCCCGGGAGGTCACCATCTGCTTCGACTCGCACCTCTACCGGGGCAACCGCGCCCGCAAGGTGAAGGTCGCCGAGTACGACGCCTTCGACAGCCCCAACTTCCCCGTCCTGGGCACCCTGGGCGTGGACGCCACCTTCGAACCCGGCCTCAAGTCCCGGGGCGCCTTCCGCCTCTTCGAGCGGTTGGATCCACGGGTCTTCCTCCTCAAGGTGTACCCGGGGCTGGATCCGTCCCTGCCGCTCCAGCTCCTGCCCCATGTCCGGGGCCTGGTATTGGAGGCGTACGGGGCCGGAAACTTCCCCATCGACCCGGAGCTGGGCCGCTCGCTGCGGCCCCTCTTCCTCCAGGCGCGGGAGCGGGGCGTCCCGGTGGTGGTGGTCAGCCAGGCGCACCGGAATGGGGTGGACCTCTCCTTGTATGAGTCGGGGGCGGCGGCCCTGGAGGCCGGGGCGATGGGGGGCGCGGACATGACGCCCTCGGCGGCCCTGGTGAAGCTGATGCAGGGGCTGGCCTACCACTCCGGCTCGGAGCAGGGCCTGGGGCGCTACATCCAGGCGCCGGTGGCCGGAGAATTGACCGTCGGACGCCCGACAGTCGCCCCGGAGGCCCCGAATCGTCGCCGCGCCGCGCGACGGTCCCGAGGGGAGTCGTGA
- a CDS encoding DsbA family protein — protein MLLSCWKRVVPLLAAAVLTAPGCKNPESAAPAGGQSASSAPTPAAPATPPPAAPSAPADPATVLSGIPGMDFSSLSPTAKRELADVLSDNFCYCGCPHTLGACLKSHTPCKHARRMTQLAARMVSDGVPATEAILTLSAYYQGFPSPRAQFKVDDRMCMGAASAAVTVVEFSDFECPYCAKARPILEAFAKKHAQQVRFCYLPFPLSMHPNAVPAAQAVLWARDQGKFWQMHDALFEHQSNLRPEAIATLATSLGLDGTKLAALMKTDAYKEELDNYRSQGRAAGISGTPSVYFNGRTVELSFVEANMLTHSLEDELEWSANKNAWAAD, from the coding sequence GTGCTCCTTTCCTGCTGGAAGCGTGTCGTTCCCCTGCTGGCCGCCGCGGTCCTGACGGCCCCGGGGTGCAAGAATCCCGAGAGCGCGGCCCCCGCTGGAGGCCAGTCGGCGTCGTCGGCGCCCACCCCCGCGGCCCCTGCCACGCCTCCCCCGGCGGCCCCCTCCGCGCCCGCGGATCCGGCCACCGTCCTGTCGGGCATCCCGGGCATGGACTTCTCCTCGCTGTCGCCCACGGCGAAGCGGGAGCTGGCCGACGTCCTCAGCGACAACTTCTGTTACTGCGGCTGCCCCCACACGCTGGGCGCCTGTTTGAAGTCGCACACCCCCTGCAAGCACGCCCGGCGCATGACGCAGCTCGCCGCGCGCATGGTGTCCGACGGTGTTCCGGCCACCGAGGCCATCCTCACCCTGTCGGCGTACTACCAGGGGTTCCCGAGCCCTCGGGCCCAGTTCAAGGTGGATGACCGGATGTGCATGGGCGCCGCCAGCGCCGCCGTGACGGTGGTGGAGTTCTCCGACTTCGAGTGCCCCTACTGCGCCAAGGCCCGTCCCATCCTGGAAGCCTTCGCCAAGAAGCACGCGCAGCAGGTGCGCTTCTGCTACCTGCCGTTCCCCCTGTCCATGCACCCCAACGCGGTGCCGGCGGCCCAGGCCGTCCTGTGGGCCCGGGACCAGGGCAAGTTCTGGCAGATGCATGACGCGCTCTTCGAGCACCAGTCCAACCTCCGCCCGGAGGCGATTGCTACCCTGGCGACATCCCTGGGCCTGGACGGTACGAAGCTGGCCGCGTTGATGAAGACGGACGCGTATAAGGAGGAGCTGGACAACTACCGCAGCCAGGGCCGCGCGGCGGGCATCAGCGGCACGCCTTCGGTGTACTTCAACGGGCGCACGGTGGAGCTGTCCTTCGTGGAGGCCAACATGCTCACCCACAGCCTGGAAGACGAGCTGGAGTGGTCCGCCAACAAGAACGCCTGGGCGGCTGACTGA
- a CDS encoding DUF4388 domain-containing protein — translation MTTPRFRIDASAQLVPEDRLAPSPLAGRSGTYALMATAPDLLVFSRTPAEGGSIPLPRVVLSGDAGGFPLSDLIAFLSQSRWTGVVRVHAPGGERSVTLRDGEVRGASSDDPADRLGEVLVRMGYVERPQVESTLREHPPSKVGRALVEKGLLKSHDLFKCVTHQVSEIFHAIVLCREGNFFLIDQPVEDKSGHIIQLSTQSLLMDSIRKIDEMAHFRKRIPHGRLYVTRKRPSDGKLEEDEDRVLGLLDGRRTLLELGHAARLSEFDVTKVVFRLLEGGFAAVTDKPLMVPAPGVPTPIPQPPERTASATPQARPAARPVAVVDPRPVARVFNFIYREIRDEVAKQGMDREFIAAANAALSGQGLTSSPVLEGLAFVPDGSLPENKLIESFERHRAQLGSEPLATFRQALSDMMFFLLFQAGELLESRADEDLARRVKELLATLEAP, via the coding sequence ATGACCACGCCCCGCTTCCGCATCGACGCATCGGCGCAGCTCGTCCCCGAGGACCGACTCGCGCCCTCGCCGCTCGCGGGCCGCTCGGGGACGTATGCGCTGATGGCGACAGCGCCCGACCTGCTGGTGTTCTCGCGGACGCCCGCGGAGGGTGGCTCCATTCCTCTGCCTCGCGTGGTGCTGTCGGGCGACGCGGGCGGGTTCCCGCTGTCGGACCTCATCGCCTTCCTCAGCCAGTCCCGTTGGACGGGCGTCGTGCGCGTGCACGCCCCGGGCGGTGAGCGCTCCGTCACCCTCCGCGATGGCGAGGTGCGGGGCGCGTCCTCCGACGACCCCGCGGACCGCCTGGGCGAGGTGCTGGTGCGGATGGGCTACGTGGAGCGGCCCCAGGTGGAGTCCACCCTGCGCGAGCACCCGCCGTCCAAGGTGGGCCGCGCGCTGGTGGAGAAGGGCCTGCTCAAGTCGCACGACCTCTTCAAGTGCGTCACCCACCAGGTGAGTGAGATCTTCCACGCCATCGTCCTGTGCCGGGAGGGGAACTTCTTCCTCATCGACCAGCCGGTGGAGGACAAGTCGGGTCACATCATCCAGCTCTCCACGCAGAGCCTGCTGATGGACAGCATCCGGAAGATCGACGAGATGGCGCACTTCCGGAAGCGCATCCCCCACGGCCGGTTGTACGTGACGCGCAAGCGCCCCTCCGACGGCAAGTTGGAGGAGGACGAGGACCGGGTGCTCGGCCTGCTCGACGGGCGGCGCACGCTGCTCGAGCTGGGGCACGCGGCCCGGCTGTCCGAGTTCGACGTCACCAAGGTCGTCTTCCGGTTGCTGGAGGGAGGCTTCGCGGCGGTGACGGACAAGCCGCTGATGGTGCCGGCCCCCGGCGTTCCGACGCCGATTCCGCAGCCGCCCGAGCGCACGGCCTCGGCGACGCCGCAGGCCCGGCCGGCCGCGCGCCCCGTGGCGGTGGTGGATCCGCGCCCGGTGGCCCGCGTCTTCAACTTCATCTACCGGGAGATTCGCGACGAGGTGGCCAAGCAGGGCATGGACCGCGAGTTCATCGCCGCCGCCAACGCCGCGCTCTCCGGGCAGGGGCTCACGTCGTCTCCGGTGCTGGAGGGGCTCGCTTTCGTCCCGGATGGCAGCCTGCCGGAGAACAAGCTCATCGAGAGCTTCGAGCGCCACCGGGCGCAGTTGGGCAGCGAGCCGCTGGCCACCTTCCGGCAGGCGCTCAGCGACATGATGTTCTTCCTACTCTTCCAGGCCGGTGAGTTGCTGGAGTCACGCGCGGACGAGGATTTGGCCCGGCGCGTGAAGGAACTGCTGGCCACGCTCGAGGCACCGTGA
- the truD gene encoding tRNA pseudouridine(13) synthase TruD: MTDSGWPRLTAEVPGCGGAFKLVPEDFEVEELPAYLPSGEGEHLYLWVEKRGRDTRELVRALAASLGVSEDDIGVAGMKDRQAITRQLVSVPARAEPKVADFALDGVQVLWTKRHGNKLRTGHLRGNRFRLRLRGVKDVGAARESFSRLVAQGVPNYFGEQRFGRAGDNADLGRLLVLGQRLPKRPDRFQRKLFLSAFQSRMFNRALAERLTAGTLATALLGDVLRKEETGGLFVCEAPDVDGPRVAAFEVSPAGPLFGPKMTASAGAVAEAEARLLSEEGVTPDDFKRGGGETEGSRRPYRVRLGAAELTPETRSEGEDLWLTFELPRGAYATEVLHELLKDG; encoded by the coding sequence GTGACGGATTCTGGATGGCCGCGCCTGACGGCGGAGGTGCCCGGTTGTGGGGGCGCCTTCAAGCTGGTGCCGGAGGATTTCGAAGTCGAGGAGCTGCCCGCGTACCTTCCTTCCGGGGAAGGGGAGCATCTCTACCTCTGGGTGGAGAAGCGGGGCCGCGATACGCGCGAGCTGGTGCGCGCGCTGGCCGCGTCGCTGGGCGTCTCCGAGGATGACATCGGCGTCGCGGGGATGAAGGACCGGCAGGCCATCACCCGGCAGCTCGTGTCCGTGCCCGCGCGCGCCGAGCCGAAGGTGGCGGACTTCGCCCTCGACGGTGTCCAGGTGCTCTGGACGAAGCGCCACGGCAACAAGCTCCGCACGGGCCATCTGCGTGGCAATCGCTTCCGCCTGCGGCTGCGGGGCGTGAAGGACGTGGGTGCGGCGCGGGAGAGCTTCTCCCGGCTGGTGGCGCAGGGCGTGCCGAACTACTTCGGCGAGCAGCGCTTCGGCCGCGCGGGCGACAACGCGGACCTGGGCCGGTTGTTGGTGCTGGGCCAGCGGCTGCCGAAGCGGCCGGACCGGTTCCAGCGCAAGTTGTTCCTGTCCGCCTTTCAGTCGCGCATGTTCAACCGCGCGTTGGCGGAGCGGTTGACCGCGGGCACGCTGGCCACCGCGCTGCTCGGGGACGTGCTGCGGAAGGAAGAAACGGGCGGCCTGTTCGTGTGCGAGGCGCCGGACGTGGACGGCCCGCGCGTGGCGGCGTTCGAGGTGAGCCCGGCGGGGCCCCTGTTCGGGCCGAAGATGACCGCCTCCGCGGGAGCCGTGGCGGAGGCCGAGGCTCGGCTCTTGTCGGAAGAGGGCGTCACGCCGGACGACTTCAAGCGCGGGGGCGGGGAGACGGAAGGCAGCCGTCGGCCCTACCGTGTTCGTCTAGGCGCCGCCGAGCTGACGCCGGAGACGAGGTCAGAGGGCGAGGACCTCTGGCTGACGTTTGAGCTGCCTCGGGGCGCGTACGCCACCGAGGTCCTCCACGAGTTGCTCAAGGACGGTTGA